The following are encoded in a window of Archaeoglobaceae archaeon genomic DNA:
- a CDS encoding 4Fe-4S binding protein translates to MKIKINLGAISEPLQSEKLKTGDWGAEWAFVDKEKCTACRICEQFCPDGCIEVKEFEKEKFAVVDYNYCKGCGVCASVCPKNAIRMEMKELFKLEL, encoded by the coding sequence ATGAAGATAAAGATTAACTTAGGAGCCATTTCTGAACCTTTGCAATCTGAAAAGCTAAAAACAGGTGATTGGGGAGCCGAATGGGCTTTTGTTGACAAGGAAAAGTGCACAGCTTGCAGAATTTGTGAGCAGTTCTGTCCAGATGGATGCATTGAAGTAAAAGAGTTCGAAAAAGAAAAATTTGCGGTTGTGGATTACAATTACTGCAAGGGATGCGGAGTTTGCGCTTCTGTTTGTCCCAAGAATGCCATAAGAATGGAAATGAAGGAACTTTTCAAACTCGAACTTTGA
- a CDS encoding pyruvate ferredoxin oxidoreductase subunit gamma: MLIEVRFHGRGGQGVVTAADFLAVAGFKEGYYTLSFPTFGAEKRGTPVASFLRISDEPIAVRDEVYNPDYVVVLDPSVFESVNVVSGLKSNGMLIANYPKGPEELRMNLKIENKIFTINATKMAMRILGRPITNTAMVGAFAGATGIFKLETLIKTAEELFDGDLLRKNKTLIEEAYNYMRGVCR; this comes from the coding sequence ATGTTGATTGAGGTAAGATTCCATGGAAGAGGAGGACAAGGAGTTGTCACCGCGGCAGACTTTCTCGCGGTAGCGGGTTTCAAAGAGGGTTATTATACTCTCTCATTCCCAACATTTGGAGCCGAAAAAAGGGGGACACCAGTGGCATCGTTTCTAAGAATCTCTGACGAACCAATAGCTGTCCGTGATGAAGTTTATAATCCCGATTATGTTGTCGTTCTTGATCCAAGCGTATTTGAATCGGTAAATGTAGTTTCAGGATTAAAATCAAACGGTATGCTTATAGCAAATTATCCAAAAGGTCCAGAAGAGCTTAGAATGAATTTAAAGATCGAAAATAAGATCTTTACGATAAACGCAACAAAAATGGCGATGAGAATACTGGGTAGACCAATAACAAACACCGCCATGGTTGGAGCTTTTGCAGGAGCGACGGGCATATTTAAGCTTGAAACTCTGATAAAGACTGCTGAAGAATTGTTTGATGGTGATCTATTGAGAAAAAACAAAACTCTGATTGAAGAGGCTTATAACTACATGCGAGGTGTCTGCAGATGA
- a CDS encoding TusE/DsrC/DsvC family sulfur relay protein, whose protein sequence is MMELLIKGKKLRIDDDGFLQDWEEWDEEIAIMLAKDPRFTTQPIELTEEHWKIIRYLRSYYIKYGVAPPVRMLIKQAKKDIGPHVDLQYIYKLFPQGPARDACRIAGLPKPTGCI, encoded by the coding sequence ATGATGGAGCTGTTGATAAAGGGAAAGAAGCTTAGGATTGATGATGATGGCTTTCTTCAGGATTGGGAAGAATGGGATGAAGAGATCGCAATAATGCTGGCCAAGGATCCTCGTTTTACAACACAGCCAATAGAGTTAACGGAAGAACACTGGAAAATCATAAGGTATCTTAGAAGCTATTATATAAAATATGGTGTAGCTCCTCCGGTAAGAATGCTTATAAAACAGGCAAAGAAAGACATTGGCCCACATGTGGACTTGCAGTATATCTACAAGCTGTTCCCTCAAGGCCCTGCAAGGGATGCGTGTAGGATTGCCGGTTTACCGAAGCCGACAGGTTGTATCTGA